The following proteins are co-located in the Onychomys torridus chromosome 6, mOncTor1.1, whole genome shotgun sequence genome:
- the Rtca gene encoding RNA 3'-terminal phosphate cyclase isoform X2, whose protein sequence is MEGQRVEVDGGIMEGGGQILRVSTALSCLLGLPLRVQKIRAGRSTPGLRPQHLSGLEMVRDLCDGHLEGAEIGSTEITFTPEKIRGGIHTADTKTAGSVCLLMQVSMPCVLFAASPSELRLKGGTNAEMAPQIDYTLMVFKPIVEKFGFKFNCDIKMRGYYPKGGGEVIVRMSPVKQLDPINLTDRGSVTKIYGRAFVAGVLPLKVAKDMAAAAVRCIRKEMRDLYVSIQPLQESRDQAFGNGSGIIIVAETSTGCLFAGSSLGKRGVNADKVGIEAAEMLLANLRHGGTVDEYLQDQAKFTVKKSEEEEDASKDTYIIECEGIGMANPHL, encoded by the exons ATGGAGGGGCAGCGGGTGGAGGTGGACGGCGGGATCATGGAAGGG GGTGGTCAGATCCTCAGGGTCTCCACCGCCCTGAGCTGCCTCCTGGGCCTCCCTTTGCGCGTGCAGAAGATCCGCGCGGGCCGCAGCACGCCGGGCCTCAG GCCTCAGCATTTATCTGGACTGGAAATGGTTCGAGATTTGTGTGACGGGCACCTGGAGGGGGCAGAAATCGGCTCCACAGAGATCACCTTCACACCAGAGAAGATCAGAGGTGGAATCCACACAGCTGATACGAAGACAGCAGG GAGTGTGTGCCTCTTGATGCAGGTCTCAATGCCTTGTGTTCTGTTCGCTGCTTCTCCGTCGGAACTTCGTTTAAAAGGTGGAACTAACGCTGAGATGGCACCGCAGATTGATTACACCTTGATG GTTTTCAAGCCAATCGTTGAGAAATTTGGTTTCAAATTTAATTGTGACATTAAAATGAG GGGCTACTACCCGAAGGGGGGCGGCGAAGTGATTGTCCGAATGTCGCCAGTTAAACAGTTGGACCCAATAAACCTGACTGATCGAGGCTCTGTGACCAAGATTTATGGGAGAGCTTTTGTTGCTGGCGTTTTGCCACTCAAA GTAGCAAAAGATATGGCCGCGGCAGCTGTGCGGTGCATCAGAAAGGAGATGAGGGATCTGTACGTCAGCATCCAGCCTCTACAGGAGTCCAGAGACCAAGCCTTTGGCAACGGCAGTGGGATCAT CATTGTTGCTGAGACATCCACTGGCTGCTTGTTTGCTGGATCATCACTTGGCAAAAGAG GTGTGAATGCAGACAAGGTTGGAATTGAAGCTGCTGAAATGCTGTTAGCAAATCTTAGACATGGCGGCACAGTGGACGAGTACCTACAAGACCAG GCCAAATTCACTgtgaagaagtcagaagaggaagaagatgcctCTAAAGACACTTACATCATCGAATGTGAAGGAATCGGGATGGCGAATCCACATCTCTAG
- the Rtca gene encoding RNA 3'-terminal phosphate cyclase isoform X3, with amino-acid sequence MVRDLCDGHLEGAEIGSTEITFTPEKIRGGIHTADTKTAGSVCLLMQVSMPCVLFAASPSELRLKGGTNAEMAPQIDYTLMVFKPIVEKFGFKFNCDIKMRGYYPKGGGEVIVRMSPVKQLDPINLTDRGSVTKIYGRAFVAGVLPLKVAKDMAAAAVRCIRKEMRDLYVSIQPLQESRDQAFGNGSGIIIVAETSTGCLFAGSSLGKRGVNADKVGIEAAEMLLANLRHGGTVDEYLQDQLIIFMALANGISRIKTGPVTLHTQTAIHFAEQLAKAKFTVKKSEEEEDASKDTYIIECEGIGMANPHL; translated from the exons ATGGTTCGAGATTTGTGTGACGGGCACCTGGAGGGGGCAGAAATCGGCTCCACAGAGATCACCTTCACACCAGAGAAGATCAGAGGTGGAATCCACACAGCTGATACGAAGACAGCAGG GAGTGTGTGCCTCTTGATGCAGGTCTCAATGCCTTGTGTTCTGTTCGCTGCTTCTCCGTCGGAACTTCGTTTAAAAGGTGGAACTAACGCTGAGATGGCACCGCAGATTGATTACACCTTGATG GTTTTCAAGCCAATCGTTGAGAAATTTGGTTTCAAATTTAATTGTGACATTAAAATGAG GGGCTACTACCCGAAGGGGGGCGGCGAAGTGATTGTCCGAATGTCGCCAGTTAAACAGTTGGACCCAATAAACCTGACTGATCGAGGCTCTGTGACCAAGATTTATGGGAGAGCTTTTGTTGCTGGCGTTTTGCCACTCAAA GTAGCAAAAGATATGGCCGCGGCAGCTGTGCGGTGCATCAGAAAGGAGATGAGGGATCTGTACGTCAGCATCCAGCCTCTACAGGAGTCCAGAGACCAAGCCTTTGGCAACGGCAGTGGGATCAT CATTGTTGCTGAGACATCCACTGGCTGCTTGTTTGCTGGATCATCACTTGGCAAAAGAG GTGTGAATGCAGACAAGGTTGGAATTGAAGCTGCTGAAATGCTGTTAGCAAATCTTAGACATGGCGGCACAGTGGACGAGTACCTACAAGACCAG CTGATTATTTTCATGGCGCTAGCCAATGGAATTTCCAGAATAAAAACAGGACCAGTcacactgcacacacaaacaGCTATTCATTTTGCAGAACAACTAGCCAAG GCCAAATTCACTgtgaagaagtcagaagaggaagaagatgcctCTAAAGACACTTACATCATCGAATGTGAAGGAATCGGGATGGCGAATCCACATCTCTAG
- the Rtca gene encoding RNA 3'-terminal phosphate cyclase isoform X1 yields MEGQRVEVDGGIMEGGGQILRVSTALSCLLGLPLRVQKIRAGRSTPGLRPQHLSGLEMVRDLCDGHLEGAEIGSTEITFTPEKIRGGIHTADTKTAGSVCLLMQVSMPCVLFAASPSELRLKGGTNAEMAPQIDYTLMVFKPIVEKFGFKFNCDIKMRGYYPKGGGEVIVRMSPVKQLDPINLTDRGSVTKIYGRAFVAGVLPLKVAKDMAAAAVRCIRKEMRDLYVSIQPLQESRDQAFGNGSGIIIVAETSTGCLFAGSSLGKRGVNADKVGIEAAEMLLANLRHGGTVDEYLQDQLIIFMALANGISRIKTGPVTLHTQTAIHFAEQLAKAKFTVKKSEEEEDASKDTYIIECEGIGMANPHL; encoded by the exons ATGGAGGGGCAGCGGGTGGAGGTGGACGGCGGGATCATGGAAGGG GGTGGTCAGATCCTCAGGGTCTCCACCGCCCTGAGCTGCCTCCTGGGCCTCCCTTTGCGCGTGCAGAAGATCCGCGCGGGCCGCAGCACGCCGGGCCTCAG GCCTCAGCATTTATCTGGACTGGAAATGGTTCGAGATTTGTGTGACGGGCACCTGGAGGGGGCAGAAATCGGCTCCACAGAGATCACCTTCACACCAGAGAAGATCAGAGGTGGAATCCACACAGCTGATACGAAGACAGCAGG GAGTGTGTGCCTCTTGATGCAGGTCTCAATGCCTTGTGTTCTGTTCGCTGCTTCTCCGTCGGAACTTCGTTTAAAAGGTGGAACTAACGCTGAGATGGCACCGCAGATTGATTACACCTTGATG GTTTTCAAGCCAATCGTTGAGAAATTTGGTTTCAAATTTAATTGTGACATTAAAATGAG GGGCTACTACCCGAAGGGGGGCGGCGAAGTGATTGTCCGAATGTCGCCAGTTAAACAGTTGGACCCAATAAACCTGACTGATCGAGGCTCTGTGACCAAGATTTATGGGAGAGCTTTTGTTGCTGGCGTTTTGCCACTCAAA GTAGCAAAAGATATGGCCGCGGCAGCTGTGCGGTGCATCAGAAAGGAGATGAGGGATCTGTACGTCAGCATCCAGCCTCTACAGGAGTCCAGAGACCAAGCCTTTGGCAACGGCAGTGGGATCAT CATTGTTGCTGAGACATCCACTGGCTGCTTGTTTGCTGGATCATCACTTGGCAAAAGAG GTGTGAATGCAGACAAGGTTGGAATTGAAGCTGCTGAAATGCTGTTAGCAAATCTTAGACATGGCGGCACAGTGGACGAGTACCTACAAGACCAG CTGATTATTTTCATGGCGCTAGCCAATGGAATTTCCAGAATAAAAACAGGACCAGTcacactgcacacacaaacaGCTATTCATTTTGCAGAACAACTAGCCAAG GCCAAATTCACTgtgaagaagtcagaagaggaagaagatgcctCTAAAGACACTTACATCATCGAATGTGAAGGAATCGGGATGGCGAATCCACATCTCTAG